The window ACAACTGTTTTACTAGGAGCATAATGACGATATTTCATTCCCGGAGCTTTGGGAGCAATATTTGCAGCAAGTGAAATCGGGCCAGCCGGATCAATTACTTCTTCCCCTAATACGGCCGCTATTTGATCGGCAGTGACAGCTCCTGGACGCAAAATGGTCGGTTGTTTAACCGATAGATCGATAATTGTCGATTCAACGCCAATCTCGGTCGGCCCATCATCAATTACGGCATCAATTCTCCCGTTCATATCATGAAGAACATGTTCGGCAGTCGTTGGCGAAGGCTTGGTTGATAAGTTGGCTGAGGGACCAACAATTGGATTGTTTAACAGAGTAATCAAATGACGGGTTACGGTATTTTTTGGATTTCTAAAAGCTGCTGTCGATAGACCGGCAGTAACGTTATTAGGCAAAATATCCTTGTCAATCAAAGTCAAAATCATTGTTAACGAACCAGGCCAAAAATTTTCAATCAATTTTCTAGCACGCCAATCAAGTTTGGCAAAACGAGCGACCATTTCAGGGTCCGATACAGTTACAATCAAAGGATTATCGTGCGGACGTTTTTTGGCGGCAAAGACCTTTTCAACAGCATTATATTTAGTCGCATCAGCACCAATCCCATAAACGGTTTCAGTTGGAAAAGCAACCACACCACCACTTGCCAATATATTAGCCGCTTCGGTAATTGCTTTTTCGCTTGTTTTCAATACCAATGTCATATTTTTAATTCCTCCATGCGATAAAACGGTCTAATCCGGAAACATCTTTAAAAATTTCTATCTGAGCCTTTGGAAAACTTTTTTTAATCAAGGATCTAATTGCTTCGCCCTGGCGATAGTCCATTTCAAAAATTGCATAACCATCAGGCTTCAGATGATTAACGGTTTCTGGAATCATTTTTCTAAAAACATCCAGGCCATCTATACCAGCATAAAGAGCTTGATGTGGCTCGAAATTAACAACCTGCTTGTCAATTTCATCTTCATCGATCTTAACGTAAGGCGGATTGGAAACAATCAAATCGAACATACCATTAACATTTTTTAAGAGATCGGAACGAATGAATTTAACCTGAGTAGCCGACAAATCCTGCGAATTTTTTTTAGCCAAGTCCAAAGCATCTTGGCTGATATCAACAGCTAAAATATTCTTTACTTTTAGTTCCAATGCCAAAGTGATTGCTAGATTTCCGCTGCCAGTCCCAATATCCAAAATTGAAAAATCATCTTCTAATGGCAACAATACCGCATCTTTAACATGATCGATCAATTCGGCCGTCTCAACTTCCGGAATAAGAACCTGTGGGCCGACAGAAAAATTCCGCCCGTAAAAATTGGCAAAGCCAAGAACATACTGCACCGGTTTACCGGCTTTAACTTTATCAAAATCCAATCTAAGTTTGCTTTCGGTTCGTGCTGGAATTTGTTCAGAAAATCTTAATAAAAGCTCTGTGTTATTAATTTTCAATTCTCCGCGCAAAAAAACATCGATCGTTTCAAAGTCGACTGATGTTTTAAAAAAATCATTTCTAATTTGCCGTAAAGTGGTCATTAACTTTCATTATAGTTAAATCATTTCCTCTAAGCGCTTAGTTTGGTCGGCAATTATTAAAGCATCGATAATTTCTTCCAAATCTCCATTAATTACCCTATCCAATTTATTCAAAGTGAAATTAATTCGATGATCGGTAACTCTGTTTTGAGGAAAATTATAGGTCCGAATCCGTTCCGAACGATCGCCACTACCAATTTTTGTCCGTCGCTGTTGATCATATTGTTCACGATTTTCCTGAGCAAAATGATCATAGACCCGCGAGCGAAGAATCTGCCAGGCTTTGCTTCGATTCTGCTGTTGAGAACGCTGTTCCTGCATTTCAACTTTAATTCCGGTTGGGAGATGGACAAGGCGGACTGCTGAACTGGTCTTGTTAATATGTTGGCCTCCGGCACCTGAAGAACGATAAACATCCTCACGAACATCCTTTGGATCAATCAAGCCCTCTGTATCAATATCCTCAAACTCAGGCATGACTCCAACAGTCGCAGTACTGGTATGGACACGACCTTGAGTCTCTGTAACAGGAACTCTTTGAACCCGATGGGCTCCAGACTCGAATTTTAATTTGCTATAAACATTTTCACCAGAAATATTAATAACCGCTTCCTTAAAACCACCGGCTTCTCCGACTGTCTGATCAACAATTTCAAAACTCCAATTTTGCGACTGAGCGTAATGAGCGTACATATTCAATAAATCACCAGCAAACAAATTGGCTTCGTCTCCACCAACGGCGCCACGAATTTCCATGATGATATTCTTATCATCGTTTGGATCCTTTGGAATCATCAGAAATTTTAGCTTTTCTGACAGTTTTAATTGTTCTGGTTCTAATTCGGCCAATTCAGTTTTTGCTAAATCAGCCATTTCTTTATCATTTAGAAGTTCTTTATCGTCAGTTATTTCATCAGACACTTGCTGATACTTACGATAATTTTCGACAATTGGCGTAATTTCGCCAAGCTCTTTGGCATAGCGAGTATATTTATTGCTGTCAGAAGCTACATCGGGATCGGCTAACAGCTCATTAAGCTCGTCATAACGATCAACCACATTTTGAATTTGTGCAAAGATTTTGTCCACTTATCTATAATAGTTGATTAACGTTGGCAAAATAAGCCGATTTAAAACTTCCGGAAACGTTGATAGCGCTGTTCGACCAAAGCATCAGGGGTTAGAGCGAATAATTCGTTGAAAGCCGAAAATAATTGTTGACGAAGTCCAACTAAGTCCAAAGGTTCCGGCAAAATTTGTTCAACAACACCGGCATCTAATAAAGCGGCCGGTGTCAATCCCATCACTTCGGCGGCTTCTGAGGAACGCTTGGCGTCTTTCCACAAAATCGAAGCAAATCCTTCCGG of the Oenococcus sp. UCMA 16435 genome contains:
- a CDS encoding threonylcarbamoyl-AMP synthase, which produces MTLVLKTSEKAITEAANILASGGVVAFPTETVYGIGADATKYNAVEKVFAAKKRPHDNPLIVTVSDPEMVARFAKLDWRARKLIENFWPGSLTMILTLIDKDILPNNVTAGLSTAAFRNPKNTVTRHLITLLNNPIVGPSANLSTKPSPTTAEHVLHDMNGRIDAVIDDGPTEIGVESTIIDLSVKQPTILRPGAVTADQIAAVLGEEVIDPAGPISLAANIAPKAPGMKYRHYAPSKTVVIFNEMDLDDLKRQLKKDDAVVALEDSLNQLNLDRRYSWSLGETADSATEELFSALRFFDDQKDIKIIYVESLPSEGIGEAYMNRLEKSAGGQHFGL
- the prmC gene encoding peptide chain release factor N(5)-glutamine methyltransferase gives rise to the protein MTTLRQIRNDFFKTSVDFETIDVFLRGELKINNTELLLRFSEQIPARTESKLRLDFDKVKAGKPVQYVLGFANFYGRNFSVGPQVLIPEVETAELIDHVKDAVLLPLEDDFSILDIGTGSGNLAITLALELKVKNILAVDISQDALDLAKKNSQDLSATQVKFIRSDLLKNVNGMFDLIVSNPPYVKIDEDEIDKQVVNFEPHQALYAGIDGLDVFRKMIPETVNHLKPDGYAIFEMDYRQGEAIRSLIKKSFPKAQIEIFKDVSGLDRFIAWRN
- the prfA gene encoding peptide chain release factor 1, translating into MDKIFAQIQNVVDRYDELNELLADPDVASDSNKYTRYAKELGEITPIVENYRKYQQVSDEITDDKELLNDKEMADLAKTELAELEPEQLKLSEKLKFLMIPKDPNDDKNIIMEIRGAVGGDEANLFAGDLLNMYAHYAQSQNWSFEIVDQTVGEAGGFKEAVINISGENVYSKLKFESGAHRVQRVPVTETQGRVHTSTATVGVMPEFEDIDTEGLIDPKDVREDVYRSSGAGGQHINKTSSAVRLVHLPTGIKVEMQEQRSQQQNRSKAWQILRSRVYDHFAQENREQYDQQRRTKIGSGDRSERIRTYNFPQNRVTDHRINFTLNKLDRVINGDLEEIIDALIIADQTKRLEEMI